From a single Rosa rugosa chromosome 7, drRosRugo1.1, whole genome shotgun sequence genomic region:
- the LOC133721969 gene encoding uncharacterized protein LOC133721969, whose amino-acid sequence MTSRVLVGIRKLLAGTSIPTSQSSYRPLHTLAVAGRDSRAKDLRRLASLIPLQPIYGHSGDLTFDKIRDTSLQAVCCFYGTSGFSTRYAPPIIQRLVDQFPSVKAFYFVIEDNDEDLPDDFTKTALNISSLPMFHFYQNGEKVEELAGDFIRRFKTVLEKLYNPQKVGTKAQENVMREGIVGGRNKEEQMIGLVD is encoded by the exons ATGACCTCGAGGGTTTTGGTTGGCATTCGTAAGCTGCTTGCTGGAACTTCAATCCCAACCTCCCAATCATCTTACAGACCCCTCCACACTTTAGCCGTCGCTGGCCGAGATTCTAGAGCCAAGGATTTGAGGCGCCTCGCCTCATTGATTCCATTGCAACCCATTTACGGACATTCAGGGGATTTGACATTCGATAAAATTCGAG ATACATCTTTGCAAGCAGTCTGCTGCTTCTATGGCACGAGTGGCTTTA GCACTAGGTACGCACCTCCAATCATTCAAAGGCTGGTGGACCAATTCCCTTCTGTAAAAGCATTTTATTTTGTCATTGAAGACAATGATGAG GATTTACCTGATGATTTCACAAAGACAGCGTTGAACATTTCAAGTCTG CCAATGTTTCATTTCTATCAAAATGGGGAAAAGGTAGAGGAGCTAGCTGGTGATTTTATCAGGCGCTTCAAGACAGTTCTTGAAAAACTTTACAA CCCTCAAAAAGTTGGCACAAAAGCCCAGGAAAATGTGATGCGTGAAGGCATTGTTGGAGGAAGGAACAAGGAGGAACAAATGATTGGCCTCGTGGACTAA